A single region of the Bacillota bacterium genome encodes:
- the cas2 gene encoding CRISPR-associated endonuclease Cas2, producing MMVLITYDVNTETKEGRRRLRKIAKCCVNKGQRVQNSVFECLVDPAQFAELKHKLEGIANPETDSLRYYFLGRNWKDRVEHFGAKQAYDPEGTLIM from the coding sequence ATGATGGTGTTGATTACTTATGATGTCAATACAGAAACTAAAGAGGGGAGGCGAAGGCTTAGAAAAATTGCAAAGTGTTGTGTTAATAAGGGGCAGCGTGTGCAGAACTCAGTATTTGAGTGCTTAGTAGACCCCGCACAATTTGCAGAGTTAAAGCACAAGCTTGAGGGAATAGCAAATCCAGAAACTGACAGTCTAAGGTATTACTTTCTTGGGCGTAACTGGAAGGACAGAGTCGAGCATTTTGGAGCCAAACAAGCTTATGATCCAGAGGGAAC